In a single window of the Sphingosinicella microcystinivorans genome:
- a CDS encoding DUF7146 domain-containing protein, with product MNATELSRRLGQQAEAVCRRYLSNGCREGRYWLVGNVDNAPGRSLYVRLVDGEKGPAGKWTDAATGDHGDLLDIIGHSVRAAGMREALSEARRFLSLPEAPAPAPRSRPLGLSCISSGQRDAALRLWSGSHPTAGTLAQAYLQSRGLEAGADLTALRFHPGCHYRPSRDDPSDTPTRWPALIAAVTDNAGAITGVHRTWLDPSGKDKAPVANPRKTMGAILGHAVRFGVPSERMIIGEGIETMLSLRACLLAMPLAACTSSAHLAAFLFPAGVNRLYVARDRDTAGEAAFAAIVDRCATSGIEVIPLMPILGDFNDDLRQCSREAMAANLARQLGSGDEALLRKA from the coding sequence ATGAATGCCACCGAATTATCCCGCCGCCTTGGCCAGCAGGCCGAGGCGGTATGCCGCCGCTATCTGTCGAACGGGTGCAGGGAGGGGCGTTACTGGCTGGTCGGCAATGTCGACAACGCACCGGGGCGCAGTCTTTATGTCCGCTTGGTCGATGGCGAGAAAGGCCCAGCCGGTAAATGGACCGATGCTGCCACCGGCGATCATGGCGACCTGCTCGACATTATCGGTCACTCGGTTCGGGCCGCCGGCATGCGGGAGGCCCTGAGCGAGGCCCGTCGCTTTCTCTCCCTCCCGGAAGCTCCAGCCCCTGCGCCGCGATCGCGTCCTTTAGGGCTCAGTTGCATCAGTTCAGGCCAGCGGGACGCCGCCTTGCGGCTTTGGTCGGGCAGCCATCCGACCGCGGGCACTCTCGCGCAAGCTTACCTCCAGTCCCGGGGCCTTGAAGCAGGTGCGGACCTCACGGCCTTGCGGTTCCATCCCGGTTGTCATTACCGGCCGTCCCGTGACGATCCGTCTGACACGCCGACGCGTTGGCCAGCCCTGATTGCTGCGGTCACCGACAATGCAGGTGCGATCACCGGCGTTCATCGCACCTGGCTCGACCCGTCCGGTAAGGACAAGGCGCCTGTTGCCAATCCGCGAAAGACCATGGGCGCCATTCTCGGCCATGCCGTCCGCTTTGGCGTGCCGTCGGAGCGAATGATCATCGGCGAAGGCATCGAGACCATGCTTTCCCTGCGAGCATGTCTTCTGGCCATGCCTCTCGCGGCCTGTACGTCGTCCGCGCACCTGGCAGCCTTCCTGTTCCCGGCAGGCGTAAACCGCCTCTATGTCGCCCGCGATCGCGACACGGCCGGCGAGGCAGCTTTTGCCGCCATCGTCGACCGCTGCGCCACGTCGGGCATCGAGGTGATCCCACTCATGCCGATCTTGGGCGACTTCAACGACGACCTGCGACAATGCTCCCGCGAGGCTATGGCGGCCAACCTTGCCCGGCAGCTCGGTAGCGGGGACGAAGCCTTGCTGCGCAAGGCGTGA